A window of the Cytophagaceae bacterium genome harbors these coding sequences:
- a CDS encoding UvrD-helicase domain-containing protein — translation MSLFKIYSSSAGSGKTYTLTKEFLKLVLSQDQKDYFKKILAITFTNDAAGEMKHRIVSALKEIAIGENEQLSTQLVLEIDGIDKITLQKRAENTFQSVLQNYGELSVKTIDSFVNQIVKVFALDLSVPYNYEITFDAKLLLSQAVDSLLDKVGVENESDLTDVLLDFALDKVEEGKSWNGLASEIKKFGEILLNEQGKLLISKNESLSLKDCKEILKKIKKYKSDTHKKIKELAQKAFDLIESKGLTMEDFTRKKTGIYGFFDRLKTDQTALFAENWPNSYHWDALKNDNWYGKSKSSASFLIDEIKDDLREIGLQIAEYRNDKYFILSHIQRNILKIPLLTRINTELDEIKAQKNEVFLSEFNQKILDVVVKEPIPFVYERLGEKFEHILIDEFQDTSNMQFYNLLPLIDNSISKNQKNLIVGDPKQSIYRWRGGNINLMLDLIFKNPENLKQNIETSEVQFFQIDNVVREAELENLATNYRSRKEIIEFNNQFFQFLVESSKTDFPAIKNVFDGHEQGLSPNTKSGGHVEIRRYNEEEESLDKHVLKIVEEVLLAGFSLDDICVLCRKKSESQEVADALKKAGYEVNSSDSLKLNSNLAISFLLSFLKVINHPEDLFLKFETLQFWALLNDKSDIVNQFSDYSDFDFQAFIRFFGNQGVVLDENLLINQDYYRVSEYLIESFGLLENSLNQDYIFNFLDVLLNFLRKQSRILSDFLNYFEEKKDALSLNKAGNKAITVTTIHKSKGLQYQVVIAPKVSWDTKPMSSDQIWLDVESLGYEELEVNGSRLFSAPFTSGIRKETELGREEFSIHEEMTFVENANLLYVALTRAVQRLYISYPLKSKKGIEVFVDDFCNNYFGEFDETNKIVISEGDFNIAKPLDISNENIYHAKFKAIDFYSESLKLKTQSAFRNLDNAHKIETGNLIHAAFELIKTPEDVDLAVKKLNATGVLSSEKLPEVKEKITKIVNEPLLSFLFDQNYTIINEIEIVYQSEISRPDKVVITPDAVYVVDYKTGEKSPKHKEQIVGYKFLLKKMGYNNVIPMLVYLEPFEVEIVEE, via the coding sequence GTGAGTTTATTCAAAATTTATAGTTCTTCGGCTGGTTCGGGCAAAACTTACACTTTGACCAAAGAATTCCTCAAACTTGTACTTTCACAGGATCAGAAAGATTATTTCAAGAAAATTTTGGCCATCACTTTTACCAATGATGCCGCCGGCGAAATGAAACACCGGATTGTAAGTGCCTTAAAAGAGATTGCAATTGGTGAAAATGAACAATTGTCAACACAACTTGTGCTGGAGATCGATGGTATTGATAAAATTACTTTGCAAAAAAGGGCTGAAAACACATTTCAATCAGTTTTGCAGAATTACGGAGAGCTTTCAGTAAAAACCATTGATAGCTTTGTAAATCAGATTGTTAAAGTTTTTGCTCTGGATTTGAGTGTGCCGTACAATTACGAGATTACGTTTGACGCCAAACTGCTTCTGTCACAGGCGGTTGACAGCTTGCTTGATAAAGTGGGTGTTGAAAATGAATCAGACCTGACCGACGTATTGCTGGATTTTGCTCTCGATAAAGTGGAGGAAGGAAAAAGTTGGAATGGTCTCGCAAGTGAAATTAAGAAATTTGGAGAAATACTCCTGAATGAACAAGGCAAGTTATTGATTTCAAAAAATGAATCATTGAGCCTGAAAGATTGCAAGGAGATTTTGAAAAAAATAAAAAAATACAAATCTGATACACATAAAAAAATAAAAGAATTGGCACAGAAGGCTTTTGATTTGATTGAAAGTAAAGGCCTGACGATGGAAGATTTTACCAGAAAAAAAACAGGCATCTATGGTTTTTTTGATAGGCTAAAAACTGATCAAACTGCACTTTTTGCCGAAAATTGGCCCAATTCCTATCATTGGGATGCCCTGAAAAATGATAATTGGTATGGGAAAAGTAAATCGTCGGCAAGTTTTCTAATCGATGAAATAAAGGATGATTTAAGAGAAATTGGGCTTCAGATTGCAGAATATAGAAACGACAAGTATTTTATTTTAAGTCATATTCAAAGAAATATTCTGAAAATACCACTTCTTACACGAATCAATACGGAATTGGATGAAATAAAGGCTCAAAAAAATGAAGTGTTTCTTTCAGAATTTAATCAAAAAATACTGGATGTTGTAGTTAAGGAACCGATACCGTTTGTTTATGAGCGATTAGGAGAAAAATTTGAGCATATTTTGATCGACGAATTTCAGGATACCTCAAACATGCAGTTTTACAATCTGCTTCCTTTGATCGATAATTCGATTTCAAAAAATCAAAAAAATCTGATAGTTGGCGACCCCAAACAGTCGATTTACCGATGGAGAGGTGGAAATATCAATCTGATGCTGGATTTGATATTTAAAAATCCGGAAAATCTCAAACAAAACATAGAAACATCTGAGGTTCAATTTTTCCAGATCGACAATGTGGTGCGGGAGGCAGAACTTGAAAACCTTGCAACAAATTACAGAAGCCGTAAAGAAATAATTGAATTCAATAATCAGTTTTTTCAATTTTTGGTAGAAAGCTCAAAAACGGATTTCCCGGCCATAAAAAATGTTTTTGATGGTCACGAACAGGGACTTTCTCCAAATACCAAGTCCGGTGGTCATGTAGAAATCCGGCGATACAATGAGGAAGAGGAAAGTTTGGATAAACATGTATTGAAAATTGTAGAGGAGGTCCTTTTAGCTGGCTTTTCATTGGATGATATTTGCGTTTTATGTCGGAAAAAATCTGAGAGTCAGGAGGTTGCCGATGCTCTCAAAAAAGCAGGCTATGAGGTTAATTCGAGTGATTCACTAAAATTAAACTCCAATCTGGCGATAAGTTTTCTACTCTCATTTTTAAAAGTAATCAATCACCCAGAAGACTTGTTCCTTAAGTTTGAAACGCTACAATTTTGGGCACTTTTAAATGATAAATCAGATATTGTCAATCAATTTTCTGACTATTCTGATTTTGATTTTCAGGCATTTATCAGATTTTTCGGAAATCAGGGTGTCGTTTTAGATGAAAATCTACTTATTAATCAGGATTATTATAGAGTTTCGGAATATCTGATTGAATCTTTCGGTTTACTGGAAAATAGTTTGAATCAGGATTATATTTTTAATTTTCTTGATGTACTCCTGAATTTTCTAAGGAAGCAGAGTCGTATTTTAAGTGATTTTCTTAATTATTTCGAAGAAAAAAAAGATGCTCTTTCTTTAAATAAAGCAGGAAATAAAGCTATCACAGTCACTACTATTCATAAATCAAAAGGACTTCAGTATCAGGTGGTGATAGCACCCAAAGTTAGCTGGGATACCAAGCCAATGAGTTCAGACCAAATATGGCTTGATGTAGAATCGCTTGGCTATGAGGAACTTGAGGTTAATGGCTCCAGGCTTTTTTCAGCACCTTTTACTTCAGGAATCAGAAAGGAAACTGAATTGGGCAGAGAAGAATTCAGTATTCATGAAGAAATGACTTTCGTCGAAAATGCCAATTTATTGTATGTAGCACTTACACGGGCTGTACAAAGACTTTATATTTCTTATCCTTTAAAATCGAAAAAAGGTATCGAGGTATTTGTTGATGATTTTTGCAATAATTATTTTGGAGAATTTGATGAAACCAATAAAATCGTAATTTCCGAAGGCGATTTTAACATTGCGAAACCTTTAGATATTTCAAATGAAAATATTTATCATGCCAAATTTAAAGCCATAGATTTCTATTCTGAAAGCCTAAAATTAAAAACGCAATCTGCTTTCAGGAATTTGGATAATGCACATAAAATTGAAACGGGCAATCTGATTCATGCCGCTTTTGAGTTAATAAAAACCCCTGAAGATGTAGATTTGGCAGTAAAAAAACTTAATGCCACGGGCGTTTTATCTTCAGAGAAATTGCCTGAAGTGAAAGAGAAAATTACAAAAATAGTCAACGAGCCATTGCTAAGTTTTTTATTTGATCAAAATTATACCATCATCAACGAAATCGAGATTGTCTACCAGAGTGAGATTTCCCGACCAGATAAAGTGGTAATAACCCCGGATGCGGTGTATGTGGTTGATTATAAAACAGGTGAAAAAAGCCCAAAACATAAAGAACAGATAGTAGGCTATAAATTCCTTCTGAAGAAAATGGGTTACAACAATGTGATTCCTATGTTGGTATATCTGGAGCCATTTGAGGTGGAAATTGTGGAAGAATAA